The Haloterrigena turkmenica DSM 5511 genome includes the window TCGCGGGCGATCTACACGCGGATACCGGAACGGGGCGAGTCGATATCGCGGGCGTCGACGGGACGGTCTCCACCGAGACGAGCACGGGCCGGGTCGAGATCCGGGACGTGGAGCGACTCGGCGACGTGTCCGCCTCGACCGGCCGGATCAGCGTCGAGGTACCGGCGATCGACGGTGAGACGACGATCTCGGCGTCGACCGGACGGGTCACCGCCGCCGTGAGCGAGGCCGTCGACGCCGATCTGCGCGTGGAGACGAGCACGGGTCGGATCGACGTCGACGACCTCTCGCTCGAGAACGCGACCCGAGGCGAGGACAGCGTCGCGGGACGGCTCGGTGACGGCGGTCCGCGGCTCCGGATCGAGACGAACACGGGTCGAGTCACGATCGAATCGCTCGAATAACCTGCATCGCCCCACTTGCCAGCGGTCGCCGGTGGTCGCCCGCAATCACTAGCGATCCCACGCCTCGGCCGGGAACGGCGCGTTCGAAGCGGTGCCGGACTCACTCACCCTCGAGGTCGATGACCGCCCGCGAGTCGGTCACGTACCGCAGTTCTCCCTCGAGATACCCCGCCAGCCGCTCGAGGAAGCCGTCCCTGAGATCGTCCGCGTCCGCGTCCGCGTCAGCGATTACAACCCGATCGTGAACCGCCGGATCGTGATCGCCCTGCATGACGACGGTAAAGAGTTCGCGCGGTGTGACCGGATCGCCGGCCTCGAGCCGCGAGACGACGCCCGACAGCGAGGACTCGACGGTCGTCTCGACGTCGAAGCGCACGTCGACCGAGACGCGCTCGTCGCCGCTCGCCGCGAGGAACTCCTCGCAGCTTCTGACCGCCGGCTCGAGGACGGTCTCGAAGTCGGTGCCCGACTCCTCGAGCCCCAGATAGGCGAACGCGAGCATCGCCCGCAGTCCGGCGAGGAACTCCTCGTCGGTCGCCGCCTCCTCGAACACCTGTCTGCGGTCCTTCTTGGCCAGCGTGTGCAAGAACAGGTCGAAATCGAGGACGGCAGCGCGGATGCGCCGTCGAATACGGGCCTCCGCGTTCCGTTTCGACTGGTCGTGGCTCATCTCGCGGTCGCCGAGCAGGTAAGCGCGGTCCGCGGGGCTGAGAACCCCCCGTTCGCGATCGATATCGGTGTTCATAATCGAATATGGATTATACGACATCGATTTCCATCCGAACCGTTATGAGCGGTCCGGTCGGAGCCGGAGACGATGATCGAGCGTGAGTGACGAATGAGCGGGTCCGTCGCGACGAAGTACGCCGAGTGGATCGTTTCCCACAGCCGCCTCGTGATCGTCCTCGTCCTCTCGCTGACCGCCGTCGTCGCCGCCGGCGCGGCGATCGGCGAGAGCGAGGAGGGCGAGATCGGCCAGTTCGACGTCGACTCCGAGGAGACCGATGCGCTCGAGGAGATCGAGTCGACCTACGGCACCGACGACGCGATCGTCGCTCAGGTCGTCGTCCGCGACGAGGGCGGCGACGTGCTCACCCGCGAGTCGCTGCTCGAGGGGCTCGAGCTTCAGCGGGCGGTTCGCGAGGACGAGGAACTGAACGCCACGCTCGACGAGCAGGGGTTCGTCGGCCTCGAGAACGTCGTCGGGACGGCCGCCGTCTACGAGGATCGGGCCGCGGAAGCGGACGGACCGCCCGACGCCAGTCAGCCGACCCTCGAGGAACAGATCGCGGCGCTCGAGTCGCGCTCGGACGAGGAGGTCGAAGAACTGCTCGCCGACGTGCTCGATCCCGACGGCGACGTGGGGCAAGGGGGCCAGTCGGCGGGAGCGGGCGCGGAGGCTGACCCCTACGAGTTCCTCCCGACCGACTACGAGCCGGGTGAGACCGAGGCCGACGCGCGGCTCACCCTCGTCTTCCAGGTCGACGACAGCGGTTCCGAGGGGGACCCCGAGGCCGCGTACGCGGCGCAGGTCGATATCGCCGACCGCGTCGACGAGCGCTTCGACGACGCGTTCGTCTTCGGACAGGGGATCAGCGACGAGGCGTCGTCGAACGCCGTCGGCGACAGCTTCGCGATCATCACGCCCGTCGCGCTCGTGTTCGTACTGTGCGTGCTGGCGGTGACCTACCGGGACGTCGTCGACGTCCTGCTCGGCCTGTTCGGCATCGGCGTCGTGCTGGTCTGGCTCGCGGGGATCCGGGGCTGGCTCGAGATCCCTTCGAGTCAACTGCTGATCGCCGTCCCCTTCCTGCTGATCGGACTGAGCATCGACTACGCGCTCCACGTGGTGATGCGATACCGGGAGGCGAGGGCGGGCGAACTCGAGGCCGCGCCCGCCGCGGACGGGGGACGGGTCGGGGCGGACGAGGGCATGCGACTCGGCCTCGCCGGCGTCGCCCTCGCGCTCGCCGCGGCGACGGTCTCGACGGGCGTCGGCTTCCTCTCGAACGTCGTCAGCCCGCTGCCGGCGATCCGGGACTTCGCGGTCCTCTCCGCGGGCGGCATTCTCGCCGCGTTCGTCGCCTTCGCGGTGCTCGTCCCGGCGCTGAAGGTCGAGGTCGACGGTTTCCTCGAGCGCCGGTTCGGTCGCACGCGAGCGAAGCCGGCGTTCGGGTCGGGGTCGGGCATCGGCAACCGAGTCCTCTCGGGCGTCGCCGCCGTCCCACAGCGGCTGCCGCTGGGCATCGTGCTGGTCGCGTTCCTGCTCGCCACCGGCGGCGCCTACGGCGCGACGACGATCGACACGGAGTTCAACCAGGCCGATTTCCTCCCCGAGGACGCCCCGGAGTGGGCCAAGTCCCTGCCGGGACCGCTCGCGCCGGACACGTACACGATCAGCGACGACGCCGCGTACCTCGGCGAGAACTTCGGCGGACAGGGCGAGAACGGGCAGACGCAGGTACTCATACGCGGAGCCGTCACCGATCCCGACGCGCTCGTCGCGATGGACGACGCCGTCGGCGGCGTCGACGGCGACGAGGGAACGATCGCCTCCCGGCCCGGCGGCGACCCCGCCATCGAGGGCCCGCCCTCGGTAATTCGGGACGTCGCGAGCGAGAACGAGACCGTCGCCGCCGCGCTCGAGGAGCGCGATACGACCGGCGACCGGCTCCCGAACGAGGACGTCGCCGGCTTCTACGACGTGCTGTTCGACGCCGATTCGGACCGTGCGTCCGCGGTGCTCTACCGCGCGGACGGTGGCGACGGGGACGGCAGCGGCGACTACGAGAGCGCCCGCCTCGTCGTGGACGTCCAGGGTGACGCGTCCGCGCAGGCCGCTGCCGACGACACCCGCGACGTGGCGTCGGCGATCGAGGACGACACCGACGCCGTGACGGCGACCGCGGCGGGCGGCCCCGTGACGACCGCCGTGGTTCAGGACGCGCTGCTCGAGACGCTCGTCGAGGCGTTCGTCGTCACGCTGGTGGTCATCTTCGCCTTCCTGACGGCGCTCTACTGGGTCCGCCACCGGGCGCTCTCGCTGGGCGCGATCACGCTCGCGCCGGTGGTCGCCGCGCTCGCGTGGCTGCTGGGAGCGATGGCGCTGCTCGGCCTGCCGTTCAACAGCGAGACGGCGGTCATCACGAGCCTCGCGATCGGACTGGGGGTCGACTACAGCATCCACGTCGGGGAGCGGTTCGTCGCGGAGCGAAGTGAGCGGGACTCGCTTCCGGACGCCCTCGCGGCGACGATCACCGGCACCGGCGGGGCGCTGCTGGGGAGCGCGGCGACGACCGCGGCCGGCTTCGGCGTCCTCGCGCTCGCGCTGGCGCCGCCGCTGCAGCGCTTCGGTCTCGTGACGGGCCTCAGCATCGTCTTCGCCTTCGTCGCCTGCCTCACCGTGCTCCCCTGTCTGCTCGTGCTCCGCGAGCGACTGCTCGCTCGCCTGTCGTGATCGCGGGCGAAAACCGAGCCGATCGCCGCCTCCCGCTATCGCGACTCGTCGTCGGAGTGGGCCCGCACCCAGAGTTCACCGATGCGAGAGAGCCGCGTTCGGTAGGATTTGCCGTGTTCTTCGCGTTCGATGTACCCCTTGCCGCCGGGGCCGAGGCGGTCGACGTTGTAGATGACCTTCGACCGGAAGCTGTCGGTGTACTCCTCGTTCAGTTCGCGGGCCAGCGACTCCGCGAGTTCGGAGACGGAATCGAACTCGCCGTCCTCGCCGAGTTTGAACAGGATGAGCTCCTCGAAGGGTTTGACGTTCGAGAAGGAGGCGACGGGCAGTTCGACGATGTGGCGACCGTCGATCTCCTTGGCGCCGATCGTCGTCCCGCGCTCGTCGAACTCCGAGAGGAGGTCGCGGGCGCTCTCGAGGCGTTCGTCGATCCGTTCGCCGTCGAGCGCCTCGTCGCCGTCGACGCCCGCCCCGGCGTCTAACTCCTCGAGCAGTTCGATCTGCTCGCGGAGTTCCTCGGCCAGTTCCGTCTCGAGGTACTTCTCGGGGGCCGTGTAGTAGGTGTGGATCCCCTCGCGGTCCTCCTGGCGCTCGACCATCAGCGAGTGGGCGGCGTTGGCGAAGGCGAAACTCACCGTGCGGGGCATCGCGGCGACGTTGACCCAGACTTCGTTTCCGTCGTCGAGTTCGGCGGTGATGAGGTCGTAGGCCTGCTCGAAGGCCGCGTCGTAGTCGTAGACGTCTTCGAGGACGAACCGCTCGGTGGTCGCCCCCAGCAGGTTCTTGAAGTCCGTCTCGAGTTTGTCCGAGAGGTGCCGGGAGTACTCGACGTTGGCCTCGCTCCCGACGGCGCCCTCGAGGAGGATGACGCTGTCGACGTCGATCTGATCGCGCACCAGCGGCGCGATCAGCCGGTCGTAGTCGAAGCCGACCGGGACGATGTGGGTTTGCATACGCGGTACGTGGAGGCGGCGCTTATAAAAAGCACCAGTCTCCGATCCGCCGGTTCGCAGAATGAGCGGTGTAGTGACGCGTTCCCCGCGCCATTGCGGTCGGGCTACGACTGGTAGCCCAGCGCCCGGAGGTGTTCTTCGACGACCTCGTCGTCGACGTCGTCCCGTTCCACCGGGCGTTCCGCGACGATATCGCGCCGGTTCTCCCAGGGGACGACGAGCCAGGGGACGAGTCGGAGCTCCGGCGTCCAGACGTAGCCCGGATGCTCGTACCGGTCGCCGGTGAGTCGGGAGTAGAGGTTCGTGGTCTCGCCGAGCAGTTCCCCGTGGTCGGCGGTGATGACGGTCTTTCCATCGAGTCGTTCGACGAGTCGCTCGACGTGCTCGAGGACCCGCTCCAGGTTTTCGACGTACACCGCCTGCAGTTCGGCCGGGGAAACGTAGCCCGCCTCCGCGGCATCCATCAGATACACCATGCCGTCCGAGCGACTGGTGACGTCGGCGTCCGATTTCCAGGCGGAGAACTCGAGCCCCTGATTCGTCCGGAGCCGTTCTCGCAACGCTTCGGCCTTCGGTCCGAAGTACGGGCCGTGGGGCTGCATGAAGTGGACGAGTAACCGCTTGTCTGGATGGCGTTCGTAGGCCTCGACGGCCTTCTCGCGAACGATCCCCGGCCGGTAGTTCCGATAGAGTTCGCTATCGAGAACGTCCCGCTGGGACTCGGGGTACGTCGAGACGAACTCGTGGAAGGTGCCGTCCTCCAGCTGGTGAGAAAACCCGTTGGCGGAGACGTATACGGTGTCGTGGAACGTCTCCCCGGCGAACGTCTTCTCCATGAATTCGTTGCTCGTCGACGCGACGGAGACGGCGGCGGTTAGCTCACCGTCTATCGAATTGTGTTCGGCGAGATAGTCGAATCGACAGGCGTCCAGCAACAGAAGGTTGTCCCAGTCCGCGTCCATGATATTCGTCGGGCGGCCGTGCTCCCGATAGAAGACGTGTTTCTGCACATCGCCGTACCGCTTTTTGAGCTCGTGTTTGAACGCTTCTGGATTCTTACACGCCTCGATAAAATTGGAGAGGGTGTACTTCTCCGGGGAGAGGTCCATCGTGTCGAGGTCCAACTGGACGATCAATCAATTTTAGCATCCGTTAGGATGAAAGTCACGATATCGAGAGCGTCCGAACTCGGCCGAGCGATCGGCCCAGACGGCGCGGCGAGTCCCCGAACAGTCAGGAGGCGTCCGACGCGTCGTCGTCGAAGTCGACCGTCCGAATCAATTGCGCGATCGTCTCCCGGTCGCGCTCCGGATCGATATCCAGCTCGCCGTCTGCCGTCGTCGAGTCGGTGGTCTCGGTGCGAACGCCGTTCTCGAGCGGGAGCACCCCGCCGGCCATCCCGAACGTCGACTCGAGCGGCCAGACGGCGATGTGGGCCTCGGCGTCGATCC containing:
- a CDS encoding efflux RND transporter permease subunit gives rise to the protein MSGSVATKYAEWIVSHSRLVIVLVLSLTAVVAAGAAIGESEEGEIGQFDVDSEETDALEEIESTYGTDDAIVAQVVVRDEGGDVLTRESLLEGLELQRAVREDEELNATLDEQGFVGLENVVGTAAVYEDRAAEADGPPDASQPTLEEQIAALESRSDEEVEELLADVLDPDGDVGQGGQSAGAGAEADPYEFLPTDYEPGETEADARLTLVFQVDDSGSEGDPEAAYAAQVDIADRVDERFDDAFVFGQGISDEASSNAVGDSFAIITPVALVFVLCVLAVTYRDVVDVLLGLFGIGVVLVWLAGIRGWLEIPSSQLLIAVPFLLIGLSIDYALHVVMRYREARAGELEAAPAADGGRVGADEGMRLGLAGVALALAAATVSTGVGFLSNVVSPLPAIRDFAVLSAGGILAAFVAFAVLVPALKVEVDGFLERRFGRTRAKPAFGSGSGIGNRVLSGVAAVPQRLPLGIVLVAFLLATGGAYGATTIDTEFNQADFLPEDAPEWAKSLPGPLAPDTYTISDDAAYLGENFGGQGENGQTQVLIRGAVTDPDALVAMDDAVGGVDGDEGTIASRPGGDPAIEGPPSVIRDVASENETVAAALEERDTTGDRLPNEDVAGFYDVLFDADSDRASAVLYRADGGDGDGSGDYESARLVVDVQGDASAQAAADDTRDVASAIEDDTDAVTATAAGGPVTTAVVQDALLETLVEAFVVTLVVIFAFLTALYWVRHRALSLGAITLAPVVAALAWLLGAMALLGLPFNSETAVITSLAIGLGVDYSIHVGERFVAERSERDSLPDALAATITGTGGALLGSAATTAAGFGVLALALAPPLQRFGLVTGLSIVFAFVACLTVLPCLLVLRERLLARLS
- a CDS encoding HFX_2341 family transcriptional regulator, translating into MQTHIVPVGFDYDRLIAPLVRDQIDVDSVILLEGAVGSEANVEYSRHLSDKLETDFKNLLGATTERFVLEDVYDYDAAFEQAYDLITAELDDGNEVWVNVAAMPRTVSFAFANAAHSLMVERQEDREGIHTYYTAPEKYLETELAEELREQIELLEELDAGAGVDGDEALDGERIDERLESARDLLSEFDERGTTIGAKEIDGRHIVELPVASFSNVKPFEELILFKLGEDGEFDSVSELAESLARELNEEYTDSFRSKVIYNVDRLGPGGKGYIEREEHGKSYRTRLSRIGELWVRAHSDDESR